The sequence TGTATAATTTGTAGCCTTTAATACACGCAAGAATTCTATATAAGGAGGATGTACAATGAGAATCGTTTTATTGGGAGCCCCCGGTGCCGGGAAAGGGACAGTTGCGAAACTATTGACCGACTATGATGGGTCTGTGCAGATTTCAACGGGTGATATTTTGAGAAACGCAGTAAAAGCAAAAACAAAACTGGGCCTGGAGGTTCAGGGTTATATGGAGCGCGGTGAGCTTGTTCCGGATAAACTCATTATGGATATCATGGAAGCAAGGCTAAGGGACCCAGATTGCGGGAAAGGGTTCATACTCGATGGCTTTCCAAGAACCATTCCTCAAGCTGAGGCATTAAGGGAACTATTGAAAAAACTAAGCCTGAAACTGGATGTGGTGGTTAACCTTGATGTCCCGAAAGAGGTTATTCTTGACAGGTTGACTACACGCA comes from Pseudomonadota bacterium and encodes:
- a CDS encoding adenylate kinase translates to MRIVLLGAPGAGKGTVAKLLTDYDGSVQISTGDILRNAVKAKTKLGLEVQGYMERGELVPDKLIMDIMEARLRDPDCGKGFILDGFPRTIPQAEALRELLKKLSLKLDVVVNLDVPKEVILDRLTTRRTCSNPDCQEIYNIKSKPPTPDGKCIKCGSPAVQRADETVEAITKRLETYNEKTTPLIDFYRKEGLLKSISSLSSEEIVSQIKVAIK